Proteins encoded together in one Labrus mixtus chromosome 18, fLabMix1.1, whole genome shotgun sequence window:
- the spint1a gene encoding kunitz-type protease inhibitor 1a — MFSLLKGQYGASVLLLMLLLDCSLCQEVGEECLAKFKPGQADFILDADESVKDGATFISSPKLTGYRDCVSACCKEPRCNVAVMEKAVEVGQVKSCFLFDCLYKQKYACRFVKKKGYISYVLDSVYESYLEVDLPPNESDRPPIANGGPDRVVQPQDTVKLNGMNSKDDKGIASFQWKMLTGYPHAVFEDSNFDDEITVSNLTSGVYKFQLTVTDTIGQSDSTKVTVLVLTPEQSDHHCMAPMKVGPCRGSFLRWHYNGASLKCEQFTFGGCRENLNNYLSKEECTNACSSQGARSGRGLPLPDSQGETCGAPCTTDQFTCANGCCLHPGLECDSTPQCSDGSDEFKCEDLNKNFRILLQIPLDEQKVRCTEFPDTGNCQDTITKWYYNPLYQKCFRFNYGGCLGNENRFENDVACMKVCRGVTEQDVFARKEEFERNVSTSQTGVLAIAALLGLAILILLCVLVYFLVKGKKKSPQHQRVAVNNVPVSFEDRERLVYNSTTKPI; from the exons atgttttccctcCTTAAGGGACAATATGGAGCGTCTGTGCTGCTTCTAATGTTGCTGCTGGACTGCTCCCTATGCCAGGAGGTCGGGGAGGAATGTCTGGCTAAGTTTAAACCGGGTCAGGCGGATTTTATTCTCGATGCCGATGAGTCAGTAAAAGACGGGGCTACCTTCATTTCGTCCCCGAAACTGACTGGATACAGGGACTGCGTGAGCGCATGCTGCAAGGAGCCCAGGTGCAACGTCGCCGTCATGGAGAAAGCAGTCGAAGTGGGCCAGGTCAAatcctgctttctgtttgaCTGTCTATACAAACAGAAATACGCATGCCGCTTTGTCAAGAAGAAGGGATACATCAGTTACGTCCTGGACTCTGTTTATGAGAGCTATCTTGAAGTGGATCTTCCCCCAA ATGAATCGGACCGTCCACCTATTGCAAACGGAGGTCCGGACCGGGTGGTCCAGCCTCAGGACACTGTTAAACTGAACGGTATGAACAGCAAAGATGACAAGGGGATTGCTTCCTTCCAGTGGAAAATGCTCACTGGATACCCTCATGCTGTCTTTGAG GATAGCAACTTTGACGACGAGATTACTGTATCCAATCTGACATCTGGGGTGTACAAGTTCCAGCTGACTGTCACAGACACAATTGGCCAGTCGGACTCCACCAAGGTCACTGTCCTGGTCCTGACTCCTGAGCAGTCTGATC ACCACTGTATGGCTCCAATGAAGGTTGGACCGTGCCGGGGGTCATTTCTTCGCTGGCATTACAACGGTGCGTCACTGAAGTGTGAGCAGTTCACGTTTGGGGGCTGCAGGGAGAATCTCAACAACTATCTCTCAAAGGAGGAATGCACCAACGCCTGCTCCAGCCAAG GTGCCAGAAGTGGTCGAGGTTTGCCCCTTCCTGATTCTCAAG GAGAAACGTGTGGAGCTCCGTGTACCACAGATCAGTTCACATGTGCCAACGGCTGCTGTTTGCACCCTGGCCTGGAGTGTGACTCAACCCCACAATGCAGTGACGGCTCAGATGAGTTTAAATGCGAGGATT TGAACAAAAACTTCCGTATCCTGCTGCAGATTCCACTGGATGAACAGAAAG TACGCTGCACAGAGTTTCCTGACACAGGAAACTGCCAGGACACAATCACAAAGTGGTACTACAACCCCCTCTATCAGAAGTGCTTCCGATTCAACTACGGTGGCTGCCTAGGAAATGAGAACAGATTTGAGAATGACGTGGCCTGTATGAAAGTTTGCCGGGGAGTAACAG aaCAAGATGTTTTTGCAAGAAAGGAggaatttgaaagaaatgtgtctACAAGCCAAACAG GTGTTTTGGCGATAGCAGCCCTGCTCGGCTTAGCTATCCTCATCCTGCTGTGCGTCTTAGTGTACTTCCTGgtgaagggaaagaaaaagtctCCACAACACCAACGTGTGGCCGTCAACAACGTCCCGGTCAGCTTCGAGGACAGAGAACGTCTGGTCTACAACAGCACCACCAAGCCTATCTGA